The proteins below are encoded in one region of Pseudomonas entomophila L48:
- a CDS encoding MFS transporter: protein MSTTSASARFTLFTASAVCALIILDTNIVAVSLPSIARDLSGSFADIEWVVSAYLLAFAACLLPAGSLADRFGRRRMLLLGLGLFGAASLACGAAPDLLFLNLARAAKGVGAALLLTAALAAIGHRFHEPEERLRAWAFWGACMGATITFAPLLGGLIASTLGWRWIFYINLPLVVVLALMVLRSVEESRDTAAARLDPFGSLTFAGSLGYLIWALIDANRVGWDSAPTLGRLVIAAFLFGVFVMVERSQARPMIDLALMRSGRFIGALLGMFAYAACAQVMMTLLPLYLQNGLQLSALAAGAGMLPFALAMLLTPRVGMRLAKRLSAAQVFALGLVLVGVGNLACAWAVGHGGYGAFALASLVLGAGAGLLNGDTQKNIMACVPRERTGMASGLSTTTRFTAIVLAIGVLGGILAGRSAQLLREAMVGGAPEALDKVGEMATRVAAGDLQAALGGLEPGLRGVVAPLAQQAFVGGFEVVLQVAGGMALVFAVVVGGLLGRPLPQTERQIVRV, encoded by the coding sequence ATGTCCACCACCAGCGCCTCGGCGCGTTTCACCCTGTTCACGGCTTCGGCCGTGTGCGCCCTGATCATCCTCGACACCAACATCGTCGCCGTCAGCCTGCCGAGCATCGCCCGCGACCTGTCCGGCTCGTTCGCCGACATCGAATGGGTGGTCAGTGCCTACCTGCTCGCCTTCGCCGCCTGCCTGCTGCCCGCCGGCAGCCTCGCCGATCGCTTTGGCCGCCGGCGCATGCTGCTGCTCGGGCTGGGGCTGTTTGGTGCTGCCTCGCTGGCATGCGGCGCTGCGCCGGACTTGCTGTTCCTCAACCTCGCCCGTGCGGCAAAAGGCGTCGGTGCGGCGCTGCTGCTCACCGCCGCATTGGCCGCCATCGGGCATCGCTTCCACGAGCCCGAGGAGCGCTTGCGTGCCTGGGCCTTCTGGGGCGCCTGCATGGGCGCGACCATTACCTTTGCGCCGCTGCTCGGTGGCCTGATCGCCAGTACGCTTGGGTGGCGGTGGATCTTCTACATCAACCTGCCGCTGGTGGTCGTGCTGGCGCTGATGGTACTGCGTAGCGTGGAAGAGTCCCGTGACACCGCCGCCGCCCGGCTCGATCCCTTCGGCAGCCTCACCTTCGCCGGCAGCCTGGGTTACCTGATCTGGGCGTTGATCGATGCCAACCGCGTGGGATGGGACAGTGCGCCTACCTTGGGGCGGTTGGTGATTGCGGCATTCCTGTTCGGGGTGTTCGTGATGGTCGAGCGCAGCCAGGCGCGGCCGATGATCGACCTGGCGCTGATGCGCAGCGGACGGTTCATTGGGGCCTTGCTGGGGATGTTTGCCTATGCCGCGTGTGCCCAGGTGATGATGACCTTGTTGCCGCTGTACCTGCAGAACGGGTTGCAGCTGTCGGCGCTGGCGGCGGGGGCGGGGATGTTGCCGTTTGCGCTGGCGATGTTGCTGACACCGCGGGTGGGGATGCGCTTGGCCAAGCGGTTGAGTGCGGCGCAGGTGTTTGCGTTGGGGTTGGTGTTGGTGGGGGTGGGGAACCTGGCTTGCGCCTGGGCGGTGGGGCACGGTGGTTATGGCGCCTTTGCCCTGGCCAGCCTGGTGCTTGGCGCGGGGGCAGGGCTGCTTAATGGGGATACGCAGAAGAACATCATGGCGTGCGTGCCGCGTGAGCGGACGGGTATGGCTTCGGGGTTGAGTACTACCACGCGGTTTACGGCGATTGTGTTGGCGATTGGGGTGCTTGGGGGGATTCTGGCGGGGCGGAGTGCGCAACTGCTGCGTGAGGCGATGGTTGGGGGGGCGCCTGAGGCGCTAGATAAGGTGGGGGAGATGGCTACGCGGGTGGCGGCGGGGGATTTGCAGGCGGCGTTGGGGGGGCTGGAGCCGGGGTTGCGTGGGGTGGTGGCACCGTTGGCGCAGCAGGCTTTTGTTGGTGGGTTTGAGGTGGTGTTGCAGGTTGCGGGGGGGATGGCGTTGGTGTTTGCGGTGGTGGTTGGGGGGCTGCTGGGGAGGCCGTTGCCGCAGACTGAAAGGCAGATCGTTCGGGTATAA